Proteins found in one Chlamydia pneumoniae TW-183 genomic segment:
- a CDS encoding CCA tRNA nucleotidyltransferase gives MTTIAIEAAKKVLIKLRNAGYQAYFVGGCVRDMLMNRPLEDIDIATNASPTIVSTIFPDVISIGVAFGIIVVKQDGRLFEVATFRSDGEYKDGRHPDRIIFSSMREDALRRDFTVNGMYYDPFEDKVFDFVEGTRDIEKKVIRAIGHPRLRFSEDKLRILRAIRFSSSLGFTLDPTTERAIIKEAPALVNSVSPERIWQELKKMLKRQPYGALSLLLKLKVLIFIFPELRDIPYSLLRTTIEFARKFNPTHFPEILFLLPLFQGVSEEAATVAFGRLRISNKELKLIESWYEALPHFQNQSGNRVFWAHFLASPTAPLFLELFSALQKDPSRQQHFISRVQELESRLEQFILRIKTSSPVVSAPDLIAKGISPGRLLGDLLREAEILSIENECLDKEKILLLLQEKGFWK, from the coding sequence TCAGGCATATTTTGTCGGTGGTTGTGTTCGAGATATGTTAATGAATCGCCCTCTCGAGGATATTGACATAGCTACCAATGCATCCCCAACGATTGTATCTACGATCTTCCCAGACGTCATCAGTATTGGTGTTGCCTTTGGTATCATCGTAGTAAAACAGGACGGACGCCTATTTGAAGTTGCAACTTTCCGCTCTGACGGTGAATACAAAGATGGAAGGCATCCCGATCGTATCATCTTTTCTTCTATGCGAGAAGATGCCCTCCGAAGAGACTTCACAGTAAACGGGATGTACTACGATCCTTTTGAAGACAAAGTTTTCGACTTTGTCGAAGGAACTCGTGATATTGAAAAGAAAGTCATTCGAGCTATAGGCCATCCACGTTTAAGATTCTCAGAAGATAAACTGCGTATCCTACGTGCCATACGTTTTTCTTCCTCCCTCGGCTTCACCCTAGACCCAACTACAGAACGCGCCATTATTAAAGAAGCCCCGGCATTAGTAAATTCCGTATCCCCGGAGAGAATCTGGCAAGAGCTAAAAAAAATGCTTAAAAGACAGCCTTATGGAGCCCTCTCTCTTCTGCTCAAGCTTAAAGTCTTAATTTTTATTTTCCCTGAACTACGTGATATTCCCTACAGTCTCTTAAGAACAACCATAGAATTTGCCCGTAAGTTTAATCCAACACATTTCCCTGAAATTCTTTTTTTACTGCCTCTATTCCAAGGGGTCAGTGAGGAAGCCGCAACAGTAGCGTTTGGAAGATTACGAATTTCTAATAAAGAATTGAAATTAATAGAATCTTGGTACGAGGCACTCCCTCATTTCCAAAACCAATCCGGCAATCGTGTATTTTGGGCGCATTTCCTAGCGTCTCCGACAGCACCTCTATTTTTGGAGCTCTTCTCGGCTCTACAAAAAGATCCGAGCAGACAGCAGCACTTTATCTCTCGAGTGCAAGAACTCGAATCACGCTTAGAGCAATTCATATTAAGAATAAAAACATCCTCCCCCGTTGTTTCGGCTCCTGATCTGATAGCTAAGGGCATCTCTCCCGGAAGACTTCTTGGCGATCTACTCAGAGAAGCTGAGATTCTCTCTATAGAAAATGAATGTCTCGACAAAGAAAAAATTTTATTGCTTTTACAAGAAAAAGGCTTTTGGAAGTAG